In a genomic window of Methanolobus chelungpuianus:
- a CDS encoding AlbA family DNA-binding domain-containing protein, producing the protein MLFDKLLSDVSYNDILELSYEKIDESMILDYKQELNDASIIKQVTAFSNTKGGYLVYGIAETGKGGHPQSINGIDKDTNTERLEQIVLSNIVPRVSVQMKKIPIPDTDRIILVVQIPEGQNKPYYNNHDKKYYKRYNFSATPMDENEIEWLYQSRFFGMGKLDRYMEEAIFLSQNKIPHDIQLNNMEGHVIITPLKIDGQMFEPSPEFGNELTELHSNRTRNCSDYLSSPVTPSKFGIKWDDEHYLQNKDSVNKVEIHRNGLVHSMKRCGSSGPDASKELDDDSLACNILQTLRFTASFYSKINYMGKVKIMVKVFNCIDSFLTDGKTKSPEARKCDSEEISIERQWDSWKLEEDHVLIAKDIMDEVSNYYGLWNSRLFD; encoded by the coding sequence ATGCTGTTTGATAAACTGCTTTCTGATGTCAGCTATAATGACATCCTGGAATTGAGCTATGAGAAGATAGACGAATCCATGATCCTGGACTATAAGCAGGAGCTCAACGACGCCAGCATTATCAAGCAGGTCACTGCCTTTTCGAACACAAAGGGAGGCTACCTTGTCTACGGGATAGCCGAAACAGGGAAAGGCGGCCACCCTCAGTCTATCAATGGTATCGACAAGGATACAAATACTGAAAGGCTGGAGCAGATCGTCCTGAGCAATATCGTGCCAAGGGTCAGCGTCCAGATGAAGAAGATACCCATTCCCGATACTGACAGGATAATACTGGTAGTCCAGATACCTGAAGGCCAGAACAAGCCCTACTACAATAACCACGATAAAAAGTATTACAAAAGGTACAACTTTTCGGCTACGCCCATGGATGAGAACGAGATCGAGTGGCTGTACCAGTCACGCTTTTTCGGTATGGGCAAACTTGACAGGTATATGGAGGAAGCTATTTTCCTGAGCCAGAACAAGATCCCTCATGATATCCAGCTCAATAACATGGAAGGACATGTTATCATAACTCCTTTAAAGATCGACGGCCAGATGTTCGAGCCCTCTCCCGAGTTTGGCAATGAGCTCACCGAGCTGCATTCCAACAGGACAAGGAACTGCTCGGACTACCTGAGCAGCCCGGTCACGCCTTCAAAGTTCGGCATCAAGTGGGATGACGAGCATTACCTGCAGAACAAGGATTCAGTCAACAAGGTAGAGATCCACAGGAACGGCCTGGTGCATTCAATGAAAAGGTGCGGCTCCTCCGGCCCTGATGCAAGCAAGGAACTGGATGACGATTCTCTTGCCTGCAACATCCTCCAGACCCTCAGGTTCACCGCGTCCTTTTATTCCAAGATAAACTACATGGGAAAAGTCAAGATAATGGTGAAGGTCTTCAACTGCATAGACTCGTTCCTGACAGACGGCAAGACCAAATCCCCCGAAGCCAGGAAATGCGACTCAGAGGAGATATCCATAGAACGACAGTGGGATTCGTGGAAACTCGAAGAGGATCACGTGCTGATTGCAAAGGACATCATGGACGAGGTCAGCAACTACTACGGCCTCTGGAACTCCAGGCTCTTCGACTAG